A window from Hymenobacter volaticus encodes these proteins:
- a CDS encoding C40 family peptidase, translated as MEHGICALSVVPVRAEPSDKAEIVTQLIFGECYSILLVQNQWVQVRTAADQYVGWMDGKQHTSVTPEYLAAWQAQDHPRTLDVVQMVSDPATRIPVQLGSRLPFFDGMTLRIGERQLFYNGAATNPQNGHGPHGPVDARLRLLQKMALVYLKAPYLWGGKSLFGIDCSGLMQQLYGLIGVQLPRDARQQINLGQTVHFVAQTQPGDLAFFDNAEGNIVHVGLLLDEQQIIHASGEVRIDPLDHNGIFNRDRQKYSHKLRLIKRILTE; from the coding sequence TTGGAACATGGAATCTGCGCGCTGAGCGTCGTGCCGGTACGCGCCGAGCCTTCGGACAAAGCCGAAATCGTTACTCAACTAATTTTCGGGGAGTGTTATTCTATTTTGTTGGTTCAGAACCAATGGGTGCAAGTGCGCACCGCTGCCGACCAGTATGTGGGCTGGATGGATGGCAAGCAGCACACGTCCGTAACGCCTGAATACCTAGCCGCTTGGCAAGCCCAAGACCACCCGCGCACTCTCGATGTCGTGCAGATGGTAAGCGACCCCGCCACCCGGATTCCGGTGCAACTTGGCTCGCGCCTGCCTTTTTTCGATGGCATGACCTTGCGCATCGGGGAGCGGCAACTGTTCTACAACGGGGCCGCTACCAACCCGCAAAACGGCCACGGCCCCCACGGCCCGGTTGATGCCCGCTTGCGCTTACTCCAGAAAATGGCACTGGTGTATTTGAAGGCGCCTTACCTGTGGGGCGGCAAAAGTTTATTTGGTATCGACTGCTCGGGTTTGATGCAGCAGCTCTATGGTCTTATCGGGGTGCAACTGCCGCGCGATGCGCGCCAGCAAATCAACCTCGGGCAAACCGTTCATTTTGTGGCTCAAACCCAACCCGGCGACCTCGCTTTCTTCGACAACGCCGAGGGCAACATCGTGCACGTAGGGCTGCTGCTCGATGAACAGCAAATTATCCACGCCAGCGGCGAAGTGCGTATCGACCCCCTCGACCACAACGGTATCTTCAACCGCGACCGGCAGAAATATTCCCATAAGCTGCGTTTGATTAAACGCATCCTAACCGAATAG